The window ACTGAGAAAATGGAAAGTGGAATACCTGTTAATTGTGAAATGCGCTCTAAATAATGACGGGCATTTTCAGGCAGTTCGCTTAAATTCTTCACGCCTGTAATATCCTCTGTCCATCCTGGCATTTCCTCGTAGACAGGCTCACATTTCGCTAGTTCATTTAGACTTGCTGGAAATTCTTCTGTGATTTCTCCGTTCAATTTATAAGCGACACAGATTTTCAATGTTTCAATCCCTGTCAGTACATCAATTGAGTTAAGAGATAGATCTGTAATCCCGCTCACACGGCGAGCATGACGGACAACGACACTGTCAAACCAGCCAACACGGCGCGGACGTCCAGTTGTTGTACCGTATTCACGGCCAACCTCACGGATTTGATCGCCAATTTCATCATGGAGTTCTGTCGGGAATGGGCCATCTCCAACACGTGTTGTGTACGCTTTTGACACGCCGACCACATGTTGAATTTTTGTTGGTCCTACGCCAGAACCAATCGTCACTCCTCCAGCTACTGGGTTAGATGACGTGACAAATGGATATGTCCCTTGATCAATATCAAGCATAACTCCTTGTGCTCCTTCAAATAGCACACGGCGGCCTTCATCTAGTGCGTCATTCAAGACAACAGATGTGTCCACGACATATTTTTTCACTTGCTGGCCATATTCATAATACTCGTCTAAAATATCTTCAATCTTGAAGCCTTCTGTGTCGTACATTTTCTCTAAAAGACGATTTTTTTCTTCTAGATTACGTGCAAGCTTCTCTTCAAACACTTCACGATCTAATAGATCTGCGACACGGATACCGATACGAGCTGCTTTGTCCATATAAGCTGGTCCGATTCCTTTTTTCGTCGTACCGATCTTGTTAGCCCCTTTCCGCTCTTCTTCCACCTCGTCCAATTTTAAATGGTAAGGCAGAATCACATGGGCTCTATTGCTGATTCTGAGGTTATCTGTACTCACATTCCGTTCGTGAAGATACGCAAGCTCAGTGACCAACGCTTTAGGATCAACCACCATTCCATTACCGATGACACAAGTTTTCTCTTGATAAAAAATACCGGACGGAATGAGGTGTAGCTTGTAAGTCACTCCATCAAATTTGATCGTGTGACCTGCATTGTTTCCCCCTTGATAACGGGCAATCACCTCTGCATTTTCTGAAAGGAAATCGGTAATTTTCCCTTTCCCTTCGTCACCCCACTGCGTACCTACTACGACTACTGAAGACATATCGTGCA is drawn from Bacillus pumilus and contains these coding sequences:
- a CDS encoding adenylosuccinate synthase codes for the protein MSSVVVVGTQWGDEGKGKITDFLSENAEVIARYQGGNNAGHTIKFDGVTYKLHLIPSGIFYQEKTCVIGNGMVVDPKALVTELAYLHERNVSTDNLRISNRAHVILPYHLKLDEVEEERKGANKIGTTKKGIGPAYMDKAARIGIRVADLLDREVFEEKLARNLEEKNRLLEKMYDTEGFKIEDILDEYYEYGQQVKKYVVDTSVVLNDALDEGRRVLFEGAQGVMLDIDQGTYPFVTSSNPVAGGVTIGSGVGPTKIQHVVGVSKAYTTRVGDGPFPTELHDEIGDQIREVGREYGTTTGRPRRVGWFDSVVVRHARRVSGITDLSLNSIDVLTGIETLKICVAYKLNGEITEEFPASLNELAKCEPVYEEMPGWTEDITGVKNLSELPENARHYLERISQLTGIPLSIFSVGPDRSQTNVVRSVYRP